In Zonotrichia albicollis isolate bZonAlb1 chromosome 11, bZonAlb1.hap1, whole genome shotgun sequence, a single genomic region encodes these proteins:
- the CHRNB4 gene encoding neuronal acetylcholine receptor subunit beta-4, with product MRKMYSLVLFVVGSFCLNGSMAADAEEKLMNHLLSPDRYNKLIRPAVNSSQLVSIELQVSLAQLISVNEREQIMTTNVWVNQEWIDYRLAWKPSDYEGINKLRIPSKHIWLPDIVLYNNADGTYEVSLYTNAIVQNNGSIRWLPPAIYKSACKIEVKHFPFDQQNCTLKFRSWTYDHTEIDMVLKTSTASMDDFTPSGEWDIIALPGRRTVNPLDPKYVDLTYDFIIKRKPLFYTINLIIPCVLITSLAILVFYLPSDCGEKMTLCISVLLALTVFLLLISKIVPPTSLDIPLIGKYLMFTMVLVTFSIVTSVCVLNVHHRSPSTHTMPPWVKLVFLERLPAYLFMKRPENHSPRQKPCNCKKTKAENPCMEPSDFYKNSTYFLNTASAKRYDMKVSETPDNVSSHRDFRLRTGVKFSPEVREAIDGVSFIAEHMKSDDNDQSVIEDWKYVAMVVDRLFLWIFVLVCVLGTVGLFLQPLFQNHTAAINP from the exons ATGAGAAAAATGTACAGCCTCGTTCTCTTTGTGGTGGGCTCCTTTTGTCTGAACG GTAGCATGGCAGCAGATGCTGAAGAAAAACTAATGAACCACCTGCTGAGTCCTGACAGGTACAATAAGTTAATTCGACCAGCTGTCAACTCCTCCCAGCTGGTATCCATAGAACTGCAGgtttccctggcacagctcatcaGTGTG aaTGAACGGGAGCAGATCATGACTACGAACGTCTGGGTGAACCAG GAGTGGATTGATTATCGGCTGGCTTGGAAGCCCTCTGACTATGAAGGAATAAATAAGCTGAGAATACCTTCAAAGCACATCTGGCTGCCAGACATTGTGCTTTACAATAA TGCGGACGGCACGTACGAGGTCTCGCTGTACACAAATGCCATTGTACAGAACAATGGAAGCATTCGCTGGCTGCCACCAGCCATTTACAAGAGTGCCTGCAAGATTGAGGTGAAGCATTTCCCATTTGACCAACAGAACTGCACCCTCAAGTTCCGCTCCTGGACCTACGACCACACAGAAATTGATATGGTGCTTAAGACTTCCACGGCGAGCATGGACGACTTCACACCAAGCGGAGAGTGGGACATTATAGCACTCCCAGGAAGAAGGACTGTAAACCCTCTGGACCCCAAATATGTCGATCTGACATATGACTTCATTATTAAAAGGAAACCACTTTTTTATACCATCAACCTTATCATTCCCTGTGTGCTAATTACATCCTTAGCCATTCTAGTATTCTACTTGCCTTCAGACTGTGGTGAAAAAATGACTTTATGCATATCTGTGTTGCTTGCCCTGACTGTGTTCTTGCTGCTGATCTCCAAAATTGTCCCTCCAACATCTCTAGATATTCCGCTGATTGGCAAGTATCTCATGTTTACAATGGTGCTGGTGACCTTCTCAATAGTGACCAGTGTCTGTGTGCTCAATGTCCACCACAGATCTCCAAGTACTCACACTATGCCCCCTTGGGTAAAGCTGGTTTTCCTTGAAAGGCTCCCAGCCTACCTGTTCATGAAGCGCCCAGAAAATCATTCTCCACGGCAAAAGCCATGCAACTGCAAAAAGACGAAAGCAGAGAATCCTTGTATGGAGCCATCTGACTTCTACAAGAACTCTAcctattttttaaatacagcttCTGCCAAAAGATATGATATGAAAGTCTCTGAGACACCTGACAATGTCAGCAGTCATCGAGATTTTAGGCTAAGAACAGGTGTGAAATTTTCTCCTGAAGTGCGAGAAGCAATTGATGGAGTCAGTTTTATAGCAGAGCACATGAAAAGCGATGACAACGACCAGAGT